Part of the Ruegeria sp. THAF33 genome, GTCATGACCAAACGCGCGGTTGAAGACTGCTTGTAAAGAATTGGTCGGTAAAATCGAAAAGTCCCGGTGTGATCCGGGGCTTTTTATCTTTGCAGTGTCACCACTTTTCCATTGGGGCGGACACAGATCGCGATGCACTCGCCGGTTGCCCGCGCAAGGGTCGCGGCTATTTCTGCCTCGGAAGCATGACAGAATGCCGTTGAAAGCGCGTCTGCCGTCGTAGCGTCCGGTGCCTGGACCAGACGTAGCGATGGCGCGGTCTTTCAAATGCGTGACTTCGACAGGTTCGTGCACTGGATCCGAGACGCCCAGCAGCCTCTGATGGCCGCTTGCATAATACTCTCCGATATTGACCAGAACCTTTTCCCACCCGACCTTGCGCAAGGCGCAAACGACCAGATCGGTGGCGAAACCTTGAGCGATGCCGTTCAGGGTAAGCGCTAGTCCCTGCCCATAGCCCTAAGGCGGCCTTTCATCTATAGTTGCAACCGCAAGGAATTCGAACTTGGCGGGTGTAGCTGGCGGGTGATGCGGCCTTCGCCGGTCCGGTGTGCAAACTGTCACCACGTCAGCCAAGGGCGGCGGACGTACGGGTTATGCGGCCGGTCGACAGGGGGCAGGTTTGGTTCGCCGATCAGTGCGGCTTTGGCCTCGGGGTGATATTGGGGTTTTTCACGTCAAAGGCGACGCTTTGCCAAATAAGAACAGGCCGCCCAGATGGGGCGGCCTGACCAGGTTTTATTTCTTTTGCCTACGCGTTACTCGGCTGCCTGCGTGCTGCTGGCAGAGTGCTTGTCACGCTGACTGTCGCGGAACAGCGCCTTGGCCAGCGATACGCACATCAGGCCCATCACCATGGTGAACGGAAGCGCACCGATGATCATGGCATTGCGCAGCGCGTCCATAGGGTTGTTTTCACCCGCCGCCAGGATCAGCGCACCGATCACTGCCGTCAGGATCACACCCCAGATGATGCGGTGCTTGATACCGGTTTCCTGGCTACCACCTGACATGATGGTGTTCATCACCAGAATACCCGAGTCCGCCGAGGTCACCAGGAAGGTCATGATCAGGATCACGCACATAACGTTCAGCATGGACAGTAGCCCACCGTCGATCATGTAGGACAGTGTGGTGAACAGCTTGTTGGTGTTCGATGCACCGATGATCGCGCCTTCTGCCGCGCCTGCCAGTTCCAGATCGATCGCTGTGCCGCCCAGAACGGTCATCCAGGCAAAACACACCAGCGCAGGTGCGAACACGCAGCCCAAGATGAACTCGCGGACGGTGCGACCTTTGGAGATGCGCGCCAGGAACAGACCCACGAAGGGCGAGAACGCGATCCACCATGCCCAGTAGAAGGTCGTCCAGCCTGCCTGCCAGCCGAATTGACGACCTTGCTCACCCGCAGCATAAGCCGCGGCCAAGGTTGCTTCGTCCAACTCGGCTGCTGCACCTTCCAGACCGCTTTTGAAGCCGTCGAAGCTGCCCCAGGCGTTGGTCGCCCCACCCATCAGGTCTGCGGCATGTGCTTGCGCCTCGGCCGGCAGGGCCGCTGCGAATGCTTCGGCCGACAGCGGACCATAGGCGTTGAAGCTGAGTGACAGGAAGTGCAGGATGTAATCGACCATGGCAGTACCATAAGTGGTCATGGCAAAGACAAACGAGCCGAAGACCACGAAAGTGCCCAACAAGATGATCGACAGCACCAGATTCAGGTTGGACAGGTACTTAACACCCCGGCCAACACCGGATACCGCCGAAATGATCGACAGGCCCATGATGACGACCAAGCCTGAAATCAGACCAACCTTGCTGGGGGTCGGCACCTCGCCACCCAAATCCATGATCCACTGCATGCCGGTGATCGCATAAAGTCCGTCGATGAACTGGCTGACGCCATAACCGATGGTTACGGACACACCGAGGATCGTCGCGACAACGCCCAAAACGTCGACCACGTGGCCGAAAAAGCCGTTGACGAAACGGCCAAACAGCGGAGTCAGCGCCGAGCGGATCGTCAGAGGCATGTCGCGTGTGTAAGCGTAGTACGCCAGCGACAGGCCGGTCACCACGTAGATCGCCCAGGCGTGGAAGCCATAGTGCAGGAAAGTAAAGCGGTAAGCCGATTGCAGGGCCTCAGGCGTGTTACCTTCGACCGCACCGGAAACAACAACCGGGTTCGATCCCCAAAGACCCAGCGGTTCCGCCGTGGCGAAAACCATGAGCCCCACACCAAGACCGGCACCGAACATCATGGAAAACCATGAGAAGTTCGAAAACTCGGGCTTTTCCCCCGGCGTTCCCATGATCCGGCGACCCGTGGACGGAATGATCGCAACAACGGCCAGGAAGAAGAAGAAAAAACCGACAATGACGATGTAGAAGCTGTTGAAGACCTCCAGCAACTGGCTGTTCAGGCTGCCCAATGTGCTGTTTGCATTCGCTGGGAAAACCAGGGCCCACAGGACCAGCCCGACCATGATGGCCTTGCTGATCAGGGCAATTGGGACGCTGTAGTTTTCATAGAATCCGGAATCAGCCGTTTCTATTTCAACGTCCGTGAAAGGTTCGGGTATCGACATATCGCGCGTTCCTCCTCGAGTGTGTCGTTTTTGTTCTTCTGAAAAAGTGCTGGAAAACATCGCGTTGCACGACGTGGACAATCATGCACGTTGTACAAACCGATGCTGAGTTGTGTTCAGCCCAAACTTGGGCTTGCAGTAATAACGCGTGCTCCCATTACGTCTCTTACTGCAAATATCCTCCGATTACTTGCTGCCTGCTGTCATCACCGGTCCTGGTGGTAAGACAGCCTGAGGTTGAATATCGTCGCAGCATCCAAAGTGGTTGTTGGGTTTCCAGTTTCGAAAAACCTATAGCAAGGGTGAGATGTTCTAACTTGAGAATCCGACACTTCGATCACATGAAGCGACCACCGAATTCACTCGATTGCGATGTTAGCGAGAACACTACGGCGACATGATTTGTTGTGACCACTGCGTCCTTCACAGCTTCAGGACCAGTTTATCGGACTTGGCCCGCGAAACGCAGGTGCACAGGAATTCGTGGCTTTCCTGCTCTTGCGGTGTGAGTATTCCGTCGCGATGATCGACCTGCCCTGACACTACGTCAACAATGCATGACCCGCACAACCCTTCAGAGCAGCCGAAATCGACCTGCACGCCGTTGCTTTGCAATACTTCGAGAATGGTTTCCTCCTTTTCAACCGGGTAGACCGCGCCGGTTGACTGGATTTCGATCTGAAATTCCGCGTTTGGGTCGTGGTCGATGTCAGAGGCGGGTGCAAATCGTTCAAAATGGATTGCCCCGCCACGCAAGGATGCACCTGCTTCCAGAACAGCATTCAGCATCGGTTCAGGTCCGCAGGTATACACATCCGCACCGACGGGCATCGATTGCATGACCGATGCCAGATCAAACCTGCCGTCTGCGTCATCGCAATGCAAATGATACCATTCATCCAGCCCAAGGGCCCTGAACTGCGCGTCCATCGCTGCAAATTCTTTCGATCTTACAAGGTAGTAGACCCGAAAATCCTGCCCGCGGTTCATCAGTTCCCGCGCCATTGCAACCAGCGGAGTCGCCCCGATGCCGCCTGCGATCAACGTGACATGCCGATCGTGGTTTTCGAGTTTGAAGTGATTCCGCGGCCCGCCGATTTCGACCATCGCCCCTTCTTGAAGCGCGTGCATGGCCACCGAGCCGCCACGCCCTTCATCTTCGCGTTTGACGGCGACATTGATTACACGGCCGTCCTGACTCCAGCTCCACAGTGAATACTGCCGCACCAGATCGTCGGCCAGATGGATATCGACATGTGCGCCGGGTTGAAGGCTTGTGAAGCGGCCGTTTTCGATTTCAAAGCAAAAATCGGACGTGTCCGGGCTCAGCCGTGTTTTGCGCACGAGGCGGGCAACTTGTGTATCCATCACACATCCTGTTCGTTCTCGGTCGACCTTGGTTCTGTACCCGATCGCAAACAGCAGGAAAAAACATAGATTTCAATTGCAAAATTTCTCACATTCGGATGAATGTAATTCACCTCTACCTTTTGAGCCACGCAGCAACCATGTCACGACGCCACTATAATCTTCCACCTCTCACGACTTTGTCGGCCTTCGAGGCCGCCGCGCGGCATCTCAGCTTCAAAGAAGCGGCCGGCGAACTGTCGGTTACGCCGGGCGCTGTCAGCCACCAAATAAAAGCGCTGGAAAGTGAACTGGGTTCGGCACTGTTCGTCAGAAAGCACAGGGGCGTGGAACTGACCGAGGATGGCCAGGACCTGTTTGAAGTGCTCGGTTCGTCGTTCCGGCAGATTTCGAAGGTACTTGAAAAGATTCGCAGCGGCGATTCAGAAAATCCGGTGACGGTCGGGTCCACTACCGCTGTGGCGGCGTTGTGGCTTTCTCCGTCGGTCATCCGGTTCTGGCAGGACTACCCGCACGTGAAAGTGAACCAGATGGCACAGGACAAGCCATTCTCGGACAGACCGGATATCGACTTTTTCATCCGCTACGGTCGTGACGTGAATTCGCAGCTGAACCATACTAAACTGTACCGTGATACTCTGACGCCGGTCTGTAGCCCCGAAATGGCCATGGAACTGAAGGGGGCAAGCCTGGAAGACCTGGTCGAACGTCGCCTGATCCACCTTGAAACGCAGGACAACACCTGGACCACCTGGCCATCTTGGTTTCACGACCTCGGATACACCGGAGTTGTACCGGTGCAGTCGCGCGTAAACAGCTATGCGTTGGCGTTGCAGTTGGCCCGTAAAGGGGCCGGGCTTGCATTGGGGTGG contains:
- a CDS encoding BCCT family transporter encodes the protein MSIPEPFTDVEIETADSGFYENYSVPIALISKAIMVGLVLWALVFPANANSTLGSLNSQLLEVFNSFYIVIVGFFFFFLAVVAIIPSTGRRIMGTPGEKPEFSNFSWFSMMFGAGLGVGLMVFATAEPLGLWGSNPVVVSGAVEGNTPEALQSAYRFTFLHYGFHAWAIYVVTGLSLAYYAYTRDMPLTIRSALTPLFGRFVNGFFGHVVDVLGVVATILGVSVTIGYGVSQFIDGLYAITGMQWIMDLGGEVPTPSKVGLISGLVVIMGLSIISAVSGVGRGVKYLSNLNLVLSIILLGTFVVFGSFVFAMTTYGTAMVDYILHFLSLSFNAYGPLSAEAFAAALPAEAQAHAADLMGGATNAWGSFDGFKSGLEGAAAELDEATLAAAYAAGEQGRQFGWQAGWTTFYWAWWIAFSPFVGLFLARISKGRTVREFILGCVFAPALVCFAWMTVLGGTAIDLELAGAAEGAIIGASNTNKLFTTLSYMIDGGLLSMLNVMCVILIMTFLVTSADSGILVMNTIMSGGSQETGIKHRIIWGVILTAVIGALILAAGENNPMDALRNAMIIGALPFTMVMGLMCVSLAKALFRDSQRDKHSASSTQAAE
- a CDS encoding PDR/VanB family oxidoreductase, translated to MDTQVARLVRKTRLSPDTSDFCFEIENGRFTSLQPGAHVDIHLADDLVRQYSLWSWSQDGRVINVAVKREDEGRGGSVAMHALQEGAMVEIGGPRNHFKLENHDRHVTLIAGGIGATPLVAMARELMNRGQDFRVYYLVRSKEFAAMDAQFRALGLDEWYHLHCDDADGRFDLASVMQSMPVGADVYTCGPEPMLNAVLEAGASLRGGAIHFERFAPASDIDHDPNAEFQIEIQSTGAVYPVEKEETILEVLQSNGVQVDFGCSEGLCGSCIVDVVSGQVDHRDGILTPQEQESHEFLCTCVSRAKSDKLVLKL
- a CDS encoding LysR substrate-binding domain-containing protein, producing MNVIHLYLLSHAATMSRRHYNLPPLTTLSAFEAAARHLSFKEAAGELSVTPGAVSHQIKALESELGSALFVRKHRGVELTEDGQDLFEVLGSSFRQISKVLEKIRSGDSENPVTVGSTTAVAALWLSPSVIRFWQDYPHVKVNQMAQDKPFSDRPDIDFFIRYGRDVNSQLNHTKLYRDTLTPVCSPEMAMELKGASLEDLVERRLIHLETQDNTWTTWPSWFHDLGYTGVVPVQSRVNSYALALQLARKGAGLALGWKRLIQPMLASGKLVALEEFSLPAPNNFYLVGRPDDQLTEGALALKNWLLDELSGGSV